The Collibacillus ludicampi region GAAACGGACCGGGGGATTGAAGGGGAATGGTTCGATCTGGAGGAGGAAGGACTTTCGGTTCTGGATCGGCTGGAAGGCTATCATGGCCCTTACAGCATCGACCATTCCGGTTTTAAACCTGGTGCAAAGCTGAAAGAACTTGTACATTGAGAATAACGAATGAAACTGAAGACATCCATGATTTAGACGGAGGTCTCAGACGGCAGACAAAACTCCCTCTCTACCATATCAGTAGAGGGAGTTTGTTCTGTATATATACAAAACTGAAACGCAGCTTAAGGGCATTCCGCCCAGTCGGATTTCCATAGCCAATTAGCTGATTTTTTAAATTCATGAAAAAGAAATACGAGCATCGCCTGCACTGACACTTTTTGAAATCCCCAAAAAGTGGTCCAACGAAAACCATGCTTGTAAATCCGCAAACACACGATCAATTCTTCGGCCTATGGCTTGCGAAGCATAC contains the following coding sequences:
- a CDS encoding gamma-glutamylcyclotransferase family protein, which translates into the protein MINVFVYGTLLTGERNHRVAEPYICSVQPGRVRGRLYDVGVFSALVLDETDRGIEGEWFDLEEEGLSVLDRLEGYHGPYSIDHSGFKPGAKLKELVH